One part of the Bacteroidales bacterium genome encodes these proteins:
- the sprA gene encoding cell surface protein SprA, with the protein MRKKTTYLLILSLFTLLNFTSFGNPTAKGKGGMVLIAPPDSLDLIYPFRDKTVNATDVPAQSPLYLKEPSNITTQTEYNPETNEYIIRRKMGNIDYRSPYSMTLDDYLKYDLDRSVDNYWRERAGASGANARGDGIIPQIYIGGEAFERIFGSNTIDIRPQGSAELTFGILANRRDDPALNVRQRNVVNFDFRQNIQMSVLAKIGDKIEFQTNYNTEATFEFENKLNLKYEGKEDEIIQLIEAGNVTLPLNSTLITGSQALFGIKTQLKFGRATVTAIYSEQKSETSNITVQGGGQTNAFTLRADQYEENKHFLLAQYFVNNYDSALTELPVVRSNVNITKIEVWVTNIGAAVTENRNIIAFQDLGERNPYSGNLTPGYFVFPDMYRSNNLMEMLMQYQTQVRDINTVSTLLEGPPFGYDAGIEFVKVENARKLSQNEFSFNSKLGFISLNTTLNSDQMLGVAYQYNVIGDTTIYQVGEFSDEGINTPKNLIVKLLKSTSLNTRVPIWNLMMKNVYAIGAYQVQAEDFILNILYSGNDNGVPTSYLVDAGNASGIPLIRVLNFDNLDPQLNPPHDGIFDFINGASTSGGTIQGSNGRIYFTMLQPFGNYLRSKIGDPEIADRYAYDSLYTLTKNGAQQYPEKNKFMLDGFYKSSSGSEISLNAINVPQGSVRVTAGGVPLAENVDYTVDYTLGRVNIINEGVLNSGTPINISMESQSFFNIQTKRLIGTHIDYRINEDFNIGGTILNLTERPLTQKVNYGDDPISNTIWGMDFAWQTKSRFITKMVDALPFIKTKKESRVTIDGEFAHFIPGHSKAIGRSGTSYIDDFEGSKSTIDLKQPHWWKLASTPEKQTETGLFPEGAPGTGRMYGYNRGRLAWYVIDPLFYEQTGTTRPPNVDLNELSDNLVRQVLETEVFPNKDVINGIPTNIPILNLAFYPNKRGPYNYDVEGQPGISAGINPDGTLKDPESRWGGVMREISSTDFEATNVEYIEFWMMDPFTSGQNSAGALYFNLGDISEDILRDSRKSYEHGLPTSAVVENVDTTIWGRVPTLQALVPNFSNEPGARKFQDVGLDGLGDDDERSFFDPIYLQRIIALHGNNSEAFQRAYEDPSNDNYHYFRGADYDEDPTYSSILERYKRYNGTEGNSPEQGDNVGGNSTLATNLPDVEDINRDNTLSESERYFQYKVVLDPNTMQVGQNYITDVYDAKGIRLPNNQVGEVKWYQFKIPVRDPDKIVGGIQDFQSIRFMRMFMKGFNAPTVLRFATLELVRGNWRRYRYDLLSPGEYIPNDIQSETAFDILSVNIEENGSRQPIPYVIPPGIEREINIGTTNLQQLNEQAMVLRVNNLLDGDARGAYKTTDFDFRQYGKLQMFVHAEKLLEEQDLSYGDLTVFMRIGADLTENYYEYEIPLTFTPWGTSRSSVEAIWPSENSFNIDLKRLVDFKLQRNVQMRTAGSGVSLNVPYYGFDGPNKVTVLGSPSISDVKAIMIGVRNPKKTSATSSDDGLSKSAEIWINEMRLTDFNDEGGLAATARIKTDLADLGNLSISGLYSTPGYGSIEKKTTQRSQEFVKNFDISTNLELGKFFPEKFGIRIPMHFDYSESRITPKYNQLDPDIILKKDLETHNPSARDSIKAMNEDFVMRKNLNFINMRKDRVGATNKSHFYDVENLDFTFSYSETFARNIDIAYDSKKIYQGGIGYNFNNNPKNFKPFGTMKLFKGKAFALIKDFNFYLMPKLFSVRTDMTREYGKRLLRNKSEYEVLIEPTYMKKWDWRRIYDLRWDLATSLRFDYKANVLAYIDELPGSLEKDDPNYDVKRERIHDQILDLGTINTYTHNLNVTYTLPINKIPLLDWVTATARYQTNYKWQASPISLQERLGNQIENANTIQLNGNVSLDKLYNKLPFLAKVNQGSGAKRNQRAAPRQPNQKPQSVEADTTKPKKDYFKIVGNGFLKILMSFKRASLSYTEGNGIYMPGFIPEPSLIGNNWAMDAPGLGFVFGSQADIRGEAVRNGWLTTDTLLNSAYITKYNQQLNFRGTIEPFQDFKIELSADRTFSLSHQEYFKADANGDFSSFSPVEQGSFSMSFFSWGTAWVKDNDKDQNENFIKLKDNRQEVAYRLAAENPNYNGQIVVDSVTGQFYPEGYGPTQQDVLLYSFLAAYSGKSAGGYSLNPMPDIPMLNWRVTYNGLSRVEPFKKFLRNLTITHGYRSNYSINSFQSVIDYREIDGFPASKYKSNDNFIPEYQYAQVSIIEQFNPLIAFDMTWINSLMTKFEIKKSRNLSMSFVNNQLTEVNTEEFVIGLGYRFKDVKFAVKSMGGSGGKQNVKSDLNVRADFSIRNNKTILRRIDEEINQVSSGQQVLSINTSADYMVNQRLNIRLFFDKVINNPYVSSQYHNSTTNGGISLRFTLAQ; encoded by the coding sequence TTGAGAAAGAAAACAACATACCTGCTGATCCTTTCACTCTTTACACTCCTTAATTTTACCAGCTTTGGCAACCCCACGGCGAAAGGAAAAGGCGGAATGGTGCTGATAGCTCCCCCCGACAGCCTGGATCTTATTTATCCCTTTCGCGACAAAACGGTGAACGCCACAGACGTTCCGGCGCAATCGCCGCTTTATCTCAAAGAGCCTTCCAACATTACCACCCAAACTGAATACAATCCGGAAACCAACGAATACATCATCCGGCGCAAGATGGGCAATATCGACTATCGTTCGCCCTATAGCATGACTCTGGATGATTATCTGAAATATGACCTGGATCGTTCTGTCGACAACTATTGGCGCGAGCGTGCCGGAGCATCCGGCGCCAATGCTCGCGGCGACGGCATCATCCCGCAGATTTATATCGGCGGCGAGGCTTTCGAGCGCATCTTCGGCTCCAACACCATCGACATCCGCCCGCAAGGATCGGCCGAACTTACCTTTGGCATCCTGGCCAACCGTCGCGATGACCCGGCCCTCAACGTACGGCAGCGTAATGTGGTGAATTTCGACTTCAGGCAAAACATCCAGATGAGCGTGCTGGCCAAGATTGGTGACAAAATAGAGTTTCAGACCAACTACAACACCGAGGCTACTTTTGAATTTGAAAACAAACTCAACCTAAAATACGAAGGCAAAGAAGACGAAATCATCCAGCTCATCGAAGCCGGTAACGTTACCCTGCCGCTCAACAGCACGCTGATCACCGGAAGCCAGGCACTATTTGGTATCAAGACACAACTCAAGTTTGGGCGCGCCACTGTTACAGCCATTTATTCAGAACAAAAAAGTGAGACCAGCAACATCACAGTGCAGGGCGGCGGGCAAACCAATGCCTTTACCCTTCGGGCCGACCAATACGAAGAAAATAAGCACTTCCTGCTGGCACAATATTTTGTAAATAACTACGACAGCGCCCTCACCGAGTTGCCCGTAGTGCGCTCCAATGTGAACATCACCAAGATAGAGGTGTGGGTTACCAACATTGGCGCTGCCGTTACCGAAAACCGCAACATCATAGCTTTCCAGGATTTGGGCGAACGCAATCCATACTCCGGCAACCTCACCCCCGGTTACTTCGTGTTTCCCGACATGTACCGCTCCAACAACCTGATGGAGATGCTGATGCAGTACCAAACGCAAGTCCGCGACATCAACACCGTATCGACGCTGCTCGAAGGGCCTCCCTTTGGTTATGATGCAGGTATCGAGTTTGTAAAAGTGGAAAACGCAAGGAAGCTTTCGCAAAATGAATTTAGCTTCAACAGCAAGCTGGGATTTATCTCGCTCAACACCACTCTCAACAGCGACCAGATGCTGGGAGTAGCTTATCAATACAATGTGATTGGCGACACCACTATTTATCAGGTGGGCGAATTTTCGGATGAAGGGATCAACACGCCCAAAAACCTGATTGTTAAACTGCTTAAGAGCACATCGCTCAACACCCGCGTGCCCATCTGGAATCTGATGATGAAAAACGTTTACGCCATCGGAGCCTATCAGGTGCAGGCCGAAGATTTTATTCTCAATATTCTCTATTCGGGAAACGACAATGGTGTTCCTACCAGTTATCTTGTGGATGCCGGCAACGCCAGTGGTATACCGCTGATTAGGGTATTGAATTTTGATAATCTCGATCCGCAGCTCAACCCGCCCCACGATGGCATCTTCGACTTTATTAATGGCGCGTCCACCAGTGGTGGTACAATCCAGGGTTCCAACGGCCGCATTTACTTTACAATGTTGCAGCCTTTCGGCAACTACCTCCGCTCCAAAATCGGAGACCCTGAAATCGCTGACCGCTACGCCTACGACTCTTTGTACACCCTCACCAAAAACGGGGCGCAACAATATCCTGAAAAAAATAAATTCATGTTGGATGGCTTTTATAAATCCTCTTCGGGATCGGAGATTTCGCTCAATGCCATCAATGTACCACAGGGTTCGGTAAGGGTTACTGCAGGTGGAGTGCCGCTCGCAGAAAATGTCGACTATACAGTAGATTACACGCTAGGCCGCGTCAACATTATCAACGAAGGCGTACTCAATTCTGGAACGCCTATTAATATTTCGATGGAAAGCCAGTCTTTTTTTAATATCCAGACAAAGCGGCTGATAGGTACCCACATCGATTATCGCATAAACGAAGATTTTAACATTGGTGGTACAATCCTCAACCTTACCGAGCGCCCGCTTACGCAAAAAGTAAACTATGGCGACGACCCCATCTCCAACACCATCTGGGGGATGGATTTTGCCTGGCAGACCAAATCGCGATTTATCACCAAAATGGTGGATGCGCTCCCTTTTATCAAAACCAAAAAGGAATCGCGTGTGACCATCGATGGGGAGTTTGCGCATTTTATTCCGGGACACAGCAAGGCTATTGGTCGCAGCGGCACCTCCTACATCGACGACTTTGAAGGCAGCAAATCTACCATCGACCTGAAGCAGCCACACTGGTGGAAACTGGCCAGTACGCCAGAAAAGCAAACCGAAACCGGCCTCTTTCCGGAAGGTGCTCCGGGAACAGGACGGATGTATGGTTACAACCGCGGCAGGCTGGCCTGGTACGTTATAGACCCGCTGTTCTACGAACAAACCGGAACCACGCGGCCACCCAACGTCGACCTGAATGAACTCTCCGACAACCTGGTGCGTCAGGTACTCGAAACCGAAGTGTTTCCCAACAAAGATGTTATCAACGGCATTCCTACCAATATTCCTATTCTCAACCTGGCTTTTTATCCTAACAAGCGTGGTCCTTACAACTACGACGTAGAGGGACAGCCGGGCATCTCGGCGGGTATCAACCCGGACGGAACGCTCAAAGATCCCGAAAGCCGCTGGGGTGGCGTTATGCGCGAAATATCATCAACGGATTTTGAGGCCACCAACGTGGAGTATATCGAGTTCTGGATGATGGATCCTTTTACCAGTGGCCAGAATTCCGCGGGAGCACTCTATTTTAACCTGGGCGACATCTCCGAAGATATTCTGCGCGATTCGCGTAAATCATACGAACACGGTCTTCCTACCTCTGCTGTTGTCGAAAATGTTGACACAACTATCTGGGGACGTGTACCCACGCTGCAGGCACTGGTGCCTAACTTTAGCAATGAGCCTGGCGCCCGCAAGTTTCAGGATGTGGGCCTCGACGGCCTAGGCGATGATGACGAACGAAGCTTCTTCGATCCCATCTATCTGCAGCGCATCATCGCATTGCATGGCAACAATTCAGAAGCTTTCCAGCGTGCCTATGAAGACCCTTCCAACGACAATTACCATTATTTCAGAGGTGCCGACTACGACGAAGATCCAACCTACAGCAGTATTCTGGAACGTTATAAAAGATACAACGGTACCGAAGGCAACTCACCCGAACAAGGCGATAATGTCGGAGGCAACTCCACCCTTGCCACCAATCTGCCCGACGTGGAAGACATCAACCGCGACAACACGCTGAGCGAATCGGAACGCTATTTCCAGTACAAGGTGGTGCTCGATCCAAACACTATGCAAGTCGGCCAGAACTACATCACCGATGTTTATGATGCCAAAGGAATTCGTTTGCCCAACAACCAGGTTGGGGAAGTGAAATGGTATCAGTTTAAAATACCCGTGCGCGACCCGGATAAAATTGTGGGCGGAATTCAGGATTTCCAGAGCATCCGCTTCATGCGCATGTTTATGAAAGGTTTTAATGCACCTACTGTTTTGCGCTTTGCAACCCTCGAGCTGGTGCGCGGCAACTGGCGGCGTTATCGCTACGATCTGCTTTCGCCCGGCGAATATATTCCCAACGACATCCAAAGTGAAACAGCCTTTGATATCCTTTCGGTAAATATCGAAGAAAACGGCAGCCGGCAGCCTATCCCTTACGTTATTCCTCCCGGCATCGAACGCGAAATAAACATCGGTACCACCAACCTGCAGCAGCTCAACGAACAGGCCATGGTGCTGCGCGTAAACAACCTCTTGGATGGGGATGCCCGCGGTGCCTACAAAACCACTGATTTTGACTTCCGTCAATATGGAAAACTACAAATGTTTGTCCATGCCGAAAAGCTACTCGAAGAGCAAGATCTCAGCTACGGCGACCTCACCGTGTTTATGCGCATTGGTGCCGACCTTACCGAGAACTATTATGAGTATGAAATACCGCTCACCTTCACGCCATGGGGTACCTCCAGGTCCAGCGTCGAAGCCATTTGGCCCAGTGAAAATAGTTTTAACATCGACCTGAAACGATTGGTGGATTTTAAACTTCAGCGTAATGTGCAGATGCGTACCGCCGGCTCTGGTGTTTCGCTCAATGTACCCTATTATGGTTTTGATGGTCCCAACAAAGTTACGGTATTAGGAAGCCCGAGCATCAGCGATGTAAAAGCCATTATGATCGGAGTGCGCAATCCCAAGAAAACTTCGGCTACCAGCAGCGACGATGGCCTGAGCAAATCTGCTGAAATTTGGATAAACGAAATGCGCCTCACCGATTTCAACGACGAAGGTGGACTGGCAGCTACTGCACGTATAAAAACAGACCTGGCCGATCTGGGTAATCTCTCCATTTCCGGCCTTTACAGCACGCCCGGCTATGGTAGCATTGAGAAAAAAACCACCCAGCGTTCGCAGGAATTCGTTAAAAACTTCGACATCTCCACCAACCTGGAGCTGGGTAAATTCTTTCCGGAGAAATTTGGCATACGCATACCGATGCATTTCGACTATTCGGAATCACGCATCACGCCCAAATACAACCAGCTCGACCCGGACATTATCCTTAAAAAAGATTTGGAAACCCACAACCCTTCAGCACGTGACTCGATAAAAGCCATGAATGAGGATTTTGTTATGCGCAAAAATCTCAACTTTATTAATATGCGCAAGGATCGTGTGGGAGCTACCAACAAAAGCCATTTTTATGATGTCGAAAATCTCGACTTTACCTTTTCTTATTCAGAAACCTTTGCACGAAATATTGATATTGCCTACGATTCAAAGAAAATCTACCAGGGAGGTATAGGTTATAATTTTAATAACAACCCCAAGAATTTCAAGCCATTTGGTACTATGAAACTGTTCAAGGGCAAGGCTTTTGCGCTAATCAAAGATTTCAACTTTTACCTGATGCCCAAGCTTTTCTCCGTGCGCACCGACATGACGCGTGAGTATGGCAAGCGGCTGCTGCGCAACAAGAGTGAGTACGAGGTGCTTATAGAACCTACCTACATGAAAAAGTGGGACTGGCGGCGCATTTACGATTTACGCTGGGATCTCGCCACATCGCTGCGTTTTGATTACAAAGCCAATGTGCTCGCTTACATCGACGAGCTACCCGGATCGCTTGAAAAAGATGATCCCAACTACGATGTGAAACGAGAGCGAATACACGATCAGATTCTCGATCTGGGTACCATAAATACCTACACCCACAATCTGAATGTGACCTATACATTACCGATCAATAAAATACCACTGCTCGACTGGGTGACGGCAACAGCACGCTACCAGACTAACTACAAGTGGCAGGCATCGCCTATTTCGCTGCAGGAACGGCTCGGCAACCAGATAGAAAATGCCAATACCATTCAGCTCAACGGCAACGTGTCGCTCGACAAACTTTACAATAAGCTGCCATTCCTGGCCAAGGTTAACCAGGGTAGTGGCGCAAAACGAAACCAACGGGCAGCGCCGCGGCAACCTAACCAGAAACCCCAGAGTGTAGAAGCGGATACCACAAAGCCCAAAAAAGATTATTTCAAAATTGTTGGCAATGGTTTTCTTAAAATACTCATGAGTTTCAAGCGTGCTTCGCTTTCCTACACCGAAGGCAACGGAATCTATATGCCCGGTTTTATCCCCGAACCTTCGTTGATAGGCAACAACTGGGCGATGGATGCTCCCGGTCTTGGGTTTGTGTTTGGGAGCCAGGCCGACATACGTGGCGAAGCTGTCCGCAATGGCTGGCTTACCACCGACACATTGCTCAACTCGGCCTACATTACCAAATACAACCAACAGCTCAACTTCAGAGGAACCATCGAGCCATTCCAGGATTTTAAAATAGAACTGAGCGCCGACCGTACCTTCAGCCTTAGTCATCAGGAATATTTTAAAGCAGATGCAAATGGCGATTTCTCGTCGTTCTCGCCCGTAGAACAGGGCAGCTTCAGTATGTCGTTTTTCTCGTGGGGCACCGCCTGGGTAAAGGATAACGACAAAGATCAGAACGAGAACTTCATCAAGCTCAAAGATAACCGGCAGGAGGTTGCCTATCGGCTGGCAGCGGAAAATCCCAACTACAACGGGCAAATTGTCGTAGACAGCGTCACCGGGCAGTTTTATCCGGAAGGATATGGACCCACACAACAGGACGTACTTCTCTACTCGTTTTTGGCAGCCTATTCCGGAAAATCTGCCGGCGGCTACAGCCTCAATCCCATGCCCGACATACCCATGCTCAACTGGCGCGTTACATACAACGGACTGTCGCGCGTGGAGCCTTTCAAGAAATTCCTGCGCAACCTCACCATCACTCACGGCTATCGAAGCAACTACTCTATCAATTCCTTCCAGTCGGTGATCGACTACCGCGAAATTGACGGCTTTCCGGCGTCTAAATACAAGAGCAACGACAACTTTATTCCCGAATATCAATATGCGCAGGTGAGCATCATCGAGCAATTCAATCCACTCATTGCCTTCGACATGACCTGGATCAACAGTCTGATGACGAAATTTGAAATCAAGAAATCGCGTAACCTATCGATGAGTTTTGTGAATAACCAGCTTACTGAAGTCAACACAGAGGAGTTTGTGATCGGACTGGGCTATCGTTTTAAAGATGTGAAATTTGCTGTGAAAAGCATGGGCGGTAGCGGGGGCAAGCAAAATGTGAAGAGCGACCTGAACGTTCGCGCCGACTTCTCCATCCGCAACAACAAAACCATTCTGCGCCGTATCGATGAGGAAATCAACCAGGTTTCGTCGGGCCAACAGGTGCTTTCTATCAACACCTCAGCTGATTATATGGTGAACCAACGGCTGAACATTCGTCTGTTCTTCGACAAGGTTATCAACAATCCCTACGTATCCTCACAATATCACAACTCTACCACCAATGGCGGTATCAGCCTGCGCTTTACGCTGGCGCAATAG
- a CDS encoding diaminopropionate ammonia-lyase, with translation MKSSHALQWVANNLATRPADRKVLDTLFPADAAEEAQKFHHQIPGFASTPLQRLSVLADKAGVKDILVKDESLRLGLNAFKVLGGSYAIYKRLQQIHANGQPLTFDEIRSTNLYANAEPYVFVAATDGNHGIGVAWAARELGYQAIIYVHQLTSRGRIDAIARQGARVVVVPGTYDDAVRQAGADAEKNGWQVISDTSWESYEEIPRWVMQGYTTMLAEAQQQMKVMHISKPTHVFVQGGVGALAAAVVGFFKQLYYEAPPRFVVVEPEAAACLFSSCRSADGQAHSFPGDLNTIMAGLACGDPSPLGWNILCDYADVFVTCPDYVAARGMRVYGAPAGNDPRVISGESGAVTLGALLTIMEPEYEALRQKLGLDKNSQVLLLNTEGDTDPEDYLKIVWDGRFPLPEKQENI, from the coding sequence ATGAAAAGTTCTCATGCCCTCCAATGGGTTGCCAATAATCTTGCGACACGCCCAGCCGATCGAAAAGTGCTCGACACTTTATTTCCTGCTGATGCCGCTGAAGAAGCACAGAAATTCCACCATCAGATTCCCGGCTTTGCGTCAACTCCGCTGCAACGGCTTTCGGTGCTTGCTGACAAAGCCGGTGTAAAAGATATCCTTGTAAAAGACGAATCGTTGCGACTTGGTTTGAATGCTTTCAAGGTGCTTGGCGGCTCCTATGCAATTTACAAACGGTTGCAGCAGATACACGCGAACGGTCAGCCGCTCACTTTTGATGAAATTCGCAGCACAAACTTGTATGCGAATGCTGAACCATACGTTTTTGTAGCTGCCACCGATGGCAACCACGGTATTGGGGTGGCGTGGGCTGCACGGGAGCTGGGGTATCAGGCCATTATATACGTGCATCAGCTTACCAGCCGCGGGCGCATCGACGCCATAGCCCGGCAGGGAGCGCGCGTAGTGGTCGTGCCTGGAACCTATGACGATGCCGTGAGACAGGCAGGTGCTGATGCCGAAAAAAATGGCTGGCAGGTGATTTCAGATACTTCCTGGGAAAGCTACGAAGAGATACCACGGTGGGTTATGCAGGGATACACCACCATGCTTGCCGAGGCACAGCAGCAGATGAAAGTTATGCATATCAGCAAACCAACGCACGTTTTTGTGCAAGGCGGTGTGGGAGCATTGGCAGCAGCCGTAGTGGGCTTTTTTAAGCAACTTTATTACGAAGCTCCACCCCGTTTTGTGGTGGTAGAACCAGAAGCCGCAGCCTGTCTGTTTAGTTCATGCCGCAGTGCCGACGGTCAGGCGCACAGCTTTCCCGGAGACCTAAACACTATCATGGCAGGTCTGGCGTGTGGTGATCCCAGTCCGTTGGGATGGAACATCCTGTGCGATTACGCAGATGTTTTCGTAACCTGCCCCGATTATGTGGCCGCACGCGGAATGCGCGTGTATGGCGCTCCTGCCGGCAACGACCCGCGCGTTATTTCGGGTGAGTCGGGCGCGGTAACACTCGGAGCACTGCTGACGATAATGGAACCTGAATATGAGGCTTTGCGCCAAAAGCTTGGCTTGGATAAAAATTCGCAGGTTTTGCTTCTTAATACCGAAGGCGATACCGATCCGGAGGATTATTTGAAGATAGTGTGGGATGGAAGATTTCCGTTACCGGAAAAACAAGAGAATATTTAG
- the ruvA gene encoding Holliday junction branch migration protein RuvA: protein MIEFIDGKLIEKNPAFVVIENGGIGYLMHISLQTFSNIKDLERVRLFAHQTFRVEATTPVGIVLYGFFQKEERQLFKLLISVSGVGNSTALLMLSSLSPDKIITAISQGDLVALKAVKGIGNKTAQRIIVDLQDKIGKETSALEFLGTAHNTRKDEALIGLTTLGFSKATAAKALEKLLSKNPDLSVELLIRDALKIL, encoded by the coding sequence ATGATTGAATTTATTGATGGGAAACTTATCGAAAAAAATCCGGCTTTTGTTGTCATCGAAAATGGCGGCATAGGCTACCTGATGCATATCTCTTTGCAAACTTTTTCTAATATTAAAGACCTGGAGCGAGTGCGGCTTTTCGCTCATCAGACTTTTCGCGTGGAGGCCACCACACCGGTTGGAATTGTGCTGTACGGATTTTTTCAGAAGGAAGAGCGGCAGTTGTTTAAGTTACTCATTTCCGTGTCGGGAGTGGGCAACAGCACGGCCTTGCTGATGCTTTCGTCGCTCTCGCCCGACAAAATTATTACAGCCATTTCGCAGGGCGACCTGGTAGCACTTAAAGCTGTAAAAGGCATCGGCAACAAAACGGCACAACGCATCATCGTAGACCTTCAGGATAAGATTGGCAAAGAAACTTCGGCACTTGAATTTTTAGGAACTGCGCACAATACCCGTAAGGATGAGGCGTTAATTGGACTTACTACGCTGGGGTTTAGCAAAGCGACGGCTGCAAAGGCTTTGGAGAAACTGCTAAGCAAAAATCCCGACTTGTCGGTAGAGCTACTGATAAGAGATGCGTTAAAAATTTTGTGA
- a CDS encoding 5'-nucleotidase, lipoprotein e(P4) family produces MNQRTLLIPLIIILMSALACNRPQPASKTTKDSNDYLLAATLYQQQAAEFRALCYQAYNIAHSNMNAIYDTATDLSRLAIVMDLDETVLDNSAYEAQIILDSLAYPHGWDEWMYAASAKALPGAVDFIKSVEAKGVHVFYITNRREKYREATIENLKKLDIAPLDSSYLMLRLEQSTKEPRRLKVLENYQIVMLFGDNLVDFAKAFDGPQSSSRRAEVTDSLRDAFGNRFIVFPNVMYGDWLNAITDNDHSFSPQQKLEKYKAVLEGFEY; encoded by the coding sequence ATGAACCAACGCACCCTCCTCATTCCATTGATTATAATACTAATGTCAGCCCTTGCTTGTAACCGGCCTCAGCCTGCATCCAAAACCACAAAAGACAGCAACGACTATTTGCTTGCTGCTACGCTTTATCAGCAGCAGGCCGCAGAGTTCCGTGCGCTGTGCTATCAGGCCTACAACATTGCGCACAGCAACATGAACGCCATTTACGACACCGCCACCGATCTCAGCCGCCTTGCCATTGTGATGGATCTTGACGAAACAGTGCTGGACAACAGCGCCTACGAAGCACAAATCATTCTCGACTCGCTGGCCTACCCTCATGGTTGGGATGAATGGATGTACGCGGCAAGCGCCAAAGCACTCCCTGGAGCTGTCGATTTTATAAAGTCTGTCGAAGCAAAGGGTGTACACGTGTTTTACATCACCAATCGCCGTGAGAAATACCGCGAGGCAACAATAGAAAATCTTAAGAAACTGGACATAGCTCCTTTGGATAGCAGCTATCTAATGTTGCGCCTGGAGCAATCGACCAAAGAACCCCGCCGCCTGAAGGTGCTCGAAAACTACCAGATCGTAATGCTCTTTGGTGACAATCTGGTCGATTTTGCTAAAGCCTTCGACGGGCCCCAAAGCAGTAGTCGCCGGGCCGAAGTTACCGACAGCCTACGAGATGCGTTTGGCAATCGTTTTATCGTTTTCCCCAACGTTATGTACGGCGACTGGCTCAACGCGATTACAGATAATGACCATAGCTTTTCGCCACAACAAAAACTGGAGAAATACAAAGCTGTTCTGGAAGGTTTTGAATATTGA